CCATACTCTCCTCAGCCTGCAAAACCCTGTCATGTATGTTACCAAACACCTCCATGCAACTTCAGCCTCCTCAGCTTCATCTGTAGCCTCTGCAGTCCCTGTGCCACACTAGGTAAACACCAATTCAGCCTCACCGTCTGCATAAAATCCCTGTGTCGCACCCACATCCTCTGAAATCTAAAGGAGGCCCTCGGCTTCTGGAAGTAGGGGACAGTGATCTGAAGCTGCCCTGCTCAAATGCTCCACTCTGACTGTGAAATCCAGACTGCTCCAGGAGGGGGACAAGAGAACCCTATCCAACCTCTTCCACACCCTGTTATTCGTCCATGTGTACCTGTCCCCAACAAAACCTGCATCCACTAGTCCAGCAAGCATGATAAAATTATTGAAATCCTCCATGGCCCCTGGCCTAGTTAGAACTCCTGCTGAGTTCTCCTCCATGCTAGATATGACATTGAAGTCTCCTCCCACTAGCCACAATCTGTCGCCCTCTGGCCTCAGCTCCTCCAAGCTCTCCCATAATACGCTCCTCTCTAACCTCGTACACTTGGCATAGACCACTGTTACAATCATAGAAGAAGGGAACAGCTGCGAAGAAAGCTCCAAGTGTAGGAACTGGTCATGATCAAACAAAACTTTACAAGCAATAGTAGACTCCCAGAAAAACCAAACCTTCCCAGATTTATTAGAGACTACCTCCTCAAACCCCATGCGCCGAGCCATGTACCTGCAGTCTAAATCAACCATAGGTTCCAACACTGCTAAGAAACTCAGATGATGATGTCGTCTCAGAAACAGAGCCCTCCTCTGTGTCGCCAAATTCCCAAACCCCCTCACGTTCCATATGATGCCAGACAAGACTAATGGGAGGGGGTGCGAGCCTGCTTTGAAGTCTGGCTCCTTGTCACTCTTGGCTCAAATCCCACCCTCGGCCGCTGCGCCTTGAGTACCTTGGGCATCCCCGCTTTCCTTCCTCTGGGTGGACTGACCACGGATGTTAGACTGCGTCCCCCCTGTGATGAAGAACTAGTATCTGTCTCCTCATACTCCACAAAGGTCTTCTAAAACTCTGCAGCCTCTGAGCCCTCTGGGATATCCTGTGTGGGCCTAGCAGGCACCTTCTGACCCAAATCGTCTGAGACTCCCTGGTCTGCTGATGAGCTGGAGTAACTGTCTAAACAATCATCCTCTGGCAGCTCCCCCGATGACTCCAGTACCCTGGGCTCCTCGCCACTGATCAAACTGGCATCCTGCAACCCCCTGGAGGCTCCCCCCTGTCCTTGTGCTCCGTCTGTGTTCCTCTGCTGTGCCCCTATGCCTGGCCTCTGTACTGTCTGAGACACCTGCTCCCCCTGGCCGAGATTCTGAGATGTCTGATCCCCCACCTGTTGCTCTCCTCCCTCCACTGAAACACTGTCCTGCTGACCCAAACCCTGAGATGTCTGCCTTAATGTCTGGTGCTGTCCCAAATGCCCTGGCATCCTGTCTTCCTCTTCCACCAGCTGAGTCTCAGCCACCCTGTCCTCTTCTTCTCCCACACCATCATCTGTCTCTGTTCCCAACTGTGGAGTGTCTCCCAGCGCCTCCCTGCCATCAATCACCTCCATCACGTCATCCCCTGCCTCCTCCTTCTCTCCTGTATCCTTCAGCACCTCAAAAGAATTCACCTGAGTATGTAACTCCTGTGCAGTTTCCTGGCCCATCCTGAAATGTAGCTGCTTACGGGCCCATGTCTGTCCAGCCCTCCTGCCACCAACCCTCTGAAAATCCTGTGCCTCTGAGTCCACCACCACTGCCTTACCTCTCCTGTCTCGCTTCCTCTGATTAAGTCTCTCTCTCAGGTCTGCGCCCGGGGGAATCGGATCCACTCTGTCTCTGTGCCACTCATGCCGTGGCTTGTTCCCTGCCACATAGCAATCCGCCTCTGCATGTCCAAGGTGCCTACAATACTGGCAGTACTCTGGTGTCCTCTCATACACAACTCTCTACAGCCTGTGCTCATCTCCAATTCCGATCAAGAACTGCTCTACCCTGGGCTTCAAGAGATCAATCTCCACACATGCTCTGGCCATAAAGAGTCTAGAGCCATCTGCTGTGGCTTCATCTATCTTGATAGGGCACCCTACAATCCGAGCCATCGAAAACACAATTTTTATTGAACATATGAACCGGAAGATCAGGAAACTGTACCCAAACTGGGACCAAGGATGACTCAGCCTCATAGGAAAAATGCGGTGTCCACTTGAAGATTCTGAGTATTGAGCCACCAATGCGCCAGACTCCCCTAGTCCATATCCTGGCCATATCCTCATTTGAAGTAAGGTGCAAAAAGATATGCCCAGCACGTAGAAACCGAATGTTGTAGGGGCTTGATAATCCCAGCCCCTTGAAGCCTTGGTACACAATCTGAGGGGGAGGTCTCCTGCCAGAGAACTTGCCTATCAGGGAATACTTATATGTATCAGACAAAACTTTTACCTCCTCGTCGTTGTAGAAAACCCCCGGTACATTGTTACACATCGAAATCTCCTTGAAGTTGGCTCCCACCTCCTCAAAACTTTTCTTGGCCGCCCTCGGCGACCTTGGAGCTAAGGCCTCCACGTACAATCTCCCATGCGAAGAAGGAGGCGCCGGCACTGGGTCCAAAATCCTGCAAGCCGCCCCGACTCCTCCGGCCGCCGTCACAGCACCCTCTCCGGCAGCTGCATGTCCCTTCTTCATCGTCGGGTCCCCGCCAGCAGCCCCAGCCGGCGCCAGGGTGGTGTCCCTCGCCCGCATCACCGCCGTCACAGCCTCCACGATCGCCGCTGCTAGCTCCGGCGCGGACGCTGGCGACAGGGCAGGCAGCCGCCTCTGCTGCCCCTCCAAGGGTGTGCGCATATTCGGGGTCGCCGCCCCGGCTTCCAGCTGCTTCGACGTTTCCGCCAGTGCCCCCAGattagggttagggttagggttcccTGCTGCGCCAGCCGCCCTGTCCTGTTTCTCCCTCATGCAGCACGTCCAAGCCTTTCTCCCCGGCAGCGCAGGGAGGACGCACGCCTGCTGCAGCGTCAGGGCTGCCTCCCCCGTCGACCCTGAGGCCTTCGTGTCTCCACAGCTGCCGCAAACCGCCCCGACTCCACCGGCCGCCGGCGCACCCTCTCCGGCCATTGTATTGCTTGTCTTCGATGTTGGGTCCCCGCCTGCCCCGGCTGGCGCCGGAGGCGTCCCTCGTCCGCATCATCACCGTCAAGGCGACGGGCCAGGCAGCATCCTTTGCTGCGTCTCCACGGACAGGCGCGTAGTCGGGGTTGCCGCTGCTGTTACCTCTGCCTGCTGCGTCTTCACTCCCTCCGGCGCCCCCAGGgtagggttagggttagggttagggtgACAGGGGTGACTCCCTGCGCCCATGCAGCACGTCCGATCGTCTCTCCCCAGCACCGCAGTGAATCTGCATGCCCGCTGCAGCGTCGAGGCTGCCGTCCCCGTCGTCCCCGAGGTCTTCTTTTCTTCACAGCCGGCAAGAACCGCCACCAGTAATTGCACCATCTCCCTGACCGCATCCGACGCTTGCATGCCATCCTCCATCGTCTCGCTTGCACCAGCCGGAGGGGTGGCGCTCGTCTTCACTTGCATCGCGGTCGGAGATCCACCTCGGCCGCGACAGCAATGCACCGTCGACGTCCAAACTTCTCCCCCACCCACTCCATGCACCACCCTACCGTCATCTTCCCCACCAACACCATGCGCTGCCGCCGCCTTGCCACCCTCCCCACCAACGCCTCGCACCGCCGCCGCCGCTAGTGCTTCGCCACCTTGCGCCGTCACCTCCCCGCCCGTTGCACCACTGTGGAACAGCGGGATTTGATGGAAAGCCACCGAGGAAGGGCCGGAAGCACGCTCAGGCGGCTggggggtttagggtttaggttttAGGGGTTTGGGGTTGGGGTTTAGGGTTGGGGGTTGGGGGCttggggtttagggtttaagggtttaagggtttagggtttaggggttaGGGGTTGGGGGGTTGGGTGTTGGGGGTTGGGGGGTTGGGGGTTGGGGGTTGGGGGTTGGGGTTTGggggttagggtttagggtttagggtttagggtttagggtttagggtttagggtttagggtttaggggtttagggtttagggtttagggtttagggtttagggttttagggttttagggtttagggttttagggtttagggttttagggtttagggttttagggtttagggtttagggtttagggtttagggtttagggtttagggtttagggtttagggtttagggtttagggtttagggttttagggtttagggtttagggttttagggtttagggtttagggtttagggtttagggtttagggtttagggtttagggtttagggttttagggtttagggtttagggtttagggttttagggttttagggtttagggtttagggtttagggtttagggtttagggtttagggtttagggtttagggtttagggtttagggtttagggtttagggtttagggttttagggtttagggtttagggtttagggtttagggtttagggtttagggtttagggtttagggtttagggtttagggtttagggtttagggtttagggtttagggtttagggtttagggtttagggtttagggtttagggtttagggtttagggtttagggtttagggtttagggtttagggtttagggtttagggttttgggttttgggttttgggttttgggttttgggttttgggttttgggttttagggtttagggtttagggtttagggtttagggtttagggtttagggtttagggtttagggtttagggtttagggtttagggtttagggtttagggtttagggtttagggtttagggtttagggttttagggtttagggttttagggtttagggtttagggtttagggtttggggtttagggtttggggtttagggtttagggtttagggtttagggtttagggtttagggtttagggtttagggtttagggtttagggtttagggtttagggtttagggtttagggtttagggtttagggttttgggtttagggtttagggtttagggtttagggtttagggtttggggtttagggtttagggtttagggtttagggtttagggtttagggtttagggtttagggtttagggtttagggtttagggtttagggtttagggtttagggtttagggtttagggtttagggtttagggttttgggtttagggtttagggttttagggtttagggttttagggtttagggtttagggtttagggttttagggtttagggttttagggtttagggtttagggtttagggtttagggtttagggtttagggtttagggtttggggtttggggtttagggtttagggtttggggtTTGGGGTTTGGGGTTTGGGTTTTGGGTTTGGGGCTTAGGGGTTTTGGGTTCGGGTTTTAGGGTtcgggttttagggtttagggtttagggtttagggtttagggtttaggtttagggtaggtttaggtttagggtttagggtttaagggtttagggtttagggtttagggtttagggtttagggtttagggtttagggtttagggtttagggtttagggtttagggtttagggtttagggtttagggtttagggtttagggtttagggtttagggtttagggtttagggttttagggtttagggtttagggtttagggtttagggtttagggtttagggtttagggtttagggtttagggtttagggtttagggtttagggtttagggtttagggttttagggtttagggttttagggtttagggttttagggtttagggtttagggttttgggtttacggtttagggtttagggtttagggtttagggtttaggtttaggggtttgggtttagggtttagggtttagggttagggtttagggtttagggtttagggtttagggtttagagggtttagggtttagggtttagggtttagggtttagggtttagggtttaggggtttagggtttagggtttagggtttggggtTTTGGGGGTTCggggttagggtttagggtttagggtttagggtttaggggttcggggtttgggtttagggtttagggtttagggtttagggtttagggtttagggtttagggtttagggtttagggttttagggtttagggtttagggtttagggtttagggttttagggttttagggtttagggtttagggttttagggtttagggtttagggtttagggtttggggtttgggttttagggtttagggtttagggtttagggtttagggtttagggtttagggtttagggtttagggtttagggtttagggtttagggtttagggtttagggtttagggtttagggtttagggtttagggtttagggtttagggtttagggtttgggttttagggtttagggtttagggtttagggtttagggtttagggtttagggttttttagggtttagggtttagggtttagggtttagggttttttagggtttagggtttagggtttagggtttagggtttagggtttagggttttagggtttagggttttagggtttagggtttagggtttagggtttagggtttagggtttagggtttagggtttagggtttagggtttagggtttagggtttagggtttagggtttagggtttagggtttagggttttgggtttagggtttagggtttagggttttagggtttagggtttagggtttagggtttaggttttagggtttagggtttagggtttagggtttagggtttagggtttagggtttagggtttagggtttagggtttagggtttagggtttagggtttagggtttagggttttagggtttagggtttagggtttagggtttagggtttagggtttagggtttagggtttagggtttagggtttagggtttagggtttagggtttagggtttagggtttagggtttagggtttagggttttgggtttagggtttagggtttagggtttagggtttagggtttagggtttagggtttagggtttagggtttagggtttagggtttagggtttagggtttagggtttagggtttagggtttagggtttagggtttagggtttagggtttagggtttagggtttagggttgagggttgagggtttagggtttagggtttagggtttagggtttggggtttagggtttagggtttagggtttagggtttagggtttagggtttagggtttagggtttagggtttagggtttagggtttagggtttagggtttagggtttagggtttagggtttagggtttagggtttagggtttagggtttagggtttaggggttagggtttagggtttagggtttagggtttaggggttaggggttagggtttagggtttagggtttagggtttagggtttagggtttagggtttagggtttagggtttagggtttagggtttagggtttagggtttagggtttaggggtttGGGTTTTGGGGtttggggtttagggtttagggtttagggtttagggtttagggtttagggtttagggtttagggttttagggtttagggtttagggtttagggtttagggtttagggtttagggtttagggtttagggtttagggtttagggtttagggtttagggtttagggttttagggtttagggtttagggtttagggtttagggtttagggtttagggtttagggtttagggtttagggtttagggtttagggtttagggtttagggttttagggtttagggtttagggtttagggttttagggtttagggtttagggtttagggtttagggtttagggtttagggtttagggtttagggtttagggtttagggtttagggttttagggtttggggtttagggttttttttttttttttttttttaaaaaggaacCTTTATTCCACTAAGGAAAAAACCCAAGCTATCAGGGGGACCAAACCTGACCGTTTAGGGtttggggtttagggtttagggtttagggtttagggtttagggtttagggtttagggtttagggttttgggttttgggttttagggtttagggtttagggtttagggtttagggtttagggtttagggtttagggtttagggtttagggtttagggtttagggtttagggtttagggtttagggtttagggtttagggtttagggtttagggttttagggtttagggtttagggtttagggttttggggtttagggtttagggtttggggtttagggtttggggtttgggtttggggtttagggtttagggtttagggtttagggtttagggtttagggtttagggtttagggttttgggtttagggtttagggtttagggtttagggtttagggtttagggtttagggtttagggttttagggtttagggtttagggtttagggtttagggtttagggtttagggtttagggtttagggtttagggtttagggttttagggtttagggttttagggtttagggtttagggtttagggtttagggtttagggttttgggtttagggtttagggtttagggtttagggtttagggtttagggtttagggtttagggttattgaggtttagggttgtagggatttagggtttagggttattgaggtttagggttgtagggttttagggtttagggtttttgggggtttaaggtttagggttttagggtttagggttaatgAGGTTTAGGGTTGTAGGGTTTAAGGGTTTAGGGTTATTGAGTtatagggttttagggtttagggtttagggtttagggtttagggttagggtttagggtttagggtttagggtttagggtttagggtttagggttttgggtttagggttttagggtttagggtttagggtttagggtttagggtttagggtttagggtttagggtttagggtttagggtttagggtttagggtttagggtttagggtttagggtttagggtttagggtttaggggttagggtttagggtttagggtttagggtttagggtttagggtttagggtttagggtttagggtttagggtttagggtttagggtttagggtttagggtttagggtttagggtttagggttttagggtttagggtttagggttttagggtttagggtttagggtttagggtttagggtttagggtttagggtttaggggttagggtttagggtttagggtttagggtttagggtttaggggttagggtttagggtttagggtttagggtttagggtttagggtttagggtttagggttttagggtttagggtttagggtttagggtttagggtttagggtttagggttttagggtttagggtttagggtttagggtttagggtttagggtttagggtttagggtttagggtttagggttttagggttttagggtttagggtttagggtttagggtttagggtttagggtttagggtttagggtttagggtttagggtttagggtttagggtttagggtttagggtttagggtttagggtttagggtttagggtttagggtttagggtttagggtttagggtttagggttttagggttttagggtttagggtttagggtttagggtttagggtttagggtttagggtttggggtttagggtttagggtttagggtttagggtttagggtttagggtttagggtttagggttttagggtttagggtttagggtttagggtttagggtttggggtttggggtttagggtttagggtttagggtttagggtttagggtttagggtttagggtttagggtttagggtttagggtttagggtttagggtttagggtttagggtttagggttttagggtttagggtttagggtttagggtttagggttttagggtttagggtttagggtttagggtttagggttttagggtttagggtttggggtttagggtttagggtttagggtttagggttttagggtttagggttttagggtttggggtttgggggtttggggtttagggtttagggtttagggtttagggtttagggtttagggtttagggtttagggtttagggttttagggttttagggtttagggtttagggtttagggtttagggtttagggtttagggttttagggtttagggtttagggtttagggtttagggtttggggtttgggggttagggtttagggttttgggtttagggtttagggttttggggtttagggtttaggttttaggttttagggtttagggtttagggtttagggtttagggtttagggtttagggtttagggtttagggtttagggtttagggtttagggtttagggtttagggttagggtttagggtttagggtttagggtttagggtttagggtttagggtttagggtttagggtttagggttttagggtttagggtttagggtttagggtttagggtttagggtttagggtttagggtttagggtttagggtttcggtttagggtttagggtttagggtttagggtttagggtttagggtttagggtttagggtttagggtttagggtttagggtttagggtttagggtttagggtttagggtttagggtttaggtttagggtttcgggtttagggtttagggtttagggtttagggtttagggtttagggtt
This genomic interval from Zingiber officinale cultivar Zhangliang unplaced genomic scaffold, Zo_v1.1 ctg204, whole genome shotgun sequence contains the following:
- the LOC122036744 gene encoding lysine-rich arabinogalactan protein 19-like: MQHVRSSLPSTAVNLHARCSVEAAVPVVPEVFFSSQPARTATSNCTISLTASDACMPSSIVSLAPAGGVALVFTCIAVGDPPRPRQQCTVDVQTSPPPTPCTTLPSSSPPTPCAAAALPPSPPTPRTAAAASASPPCAVTSPPVAPLWNSGI